TGGCCCTCCAGGCGGGTCCGGACCAGATCCGCGGCTTCGCCGCGCTCACCGCCGTGTCGCTCCTCCTTGGATCGCTCTCGCTCGCTGCCGCGCTCGCGCTGGCATCCATCCTGGCCGATCGCGTGAAGGCGCTCGCGGCCGCGGTATTCCTCTGGCTCCTCCTCGTGATCGCCTACGACCTCGCCGTGCTCGGCGCCACCGCGCTCCTGCGCGGCGTCCCGCTCCAGTCGGTGCTCTTCCCCGCGCTGCTCCTGAACCCGGTGGATCTCGCGCGCGTCCTGGTGACCCTGGCCGTCGGCTCGGGAGCGCTCTTCGGACCGACCTCCGCGGTGCTCGTGAAGCTCCTGGGCGGCGGCGGCGGCGCGCTCCTCGGCCTGGGCGTGCTTCTCCTCGAGACCGCCGTTCCCCTCGCCGTGGCGGCCCGCGTCTTCGGCCGCCGGGACTGGTGAGGGCCGTGGCAACACCCCTCAGGCCCGCGCCCGCCCCGCTGGCGGCCGCTCCCGGAGCGACGGCGGCGCGGAAGCCGATCGATCCCTATCGCGTCCTCTTCCCCCTGGGGGTCCTGTACGGGATCGTCGGCGCGCTCCTCTGGCCGCTCCATGCCGCGGGGCTCATTCCCTATCCCGCCGTGACACACTGGACCTTGATGATCCAGGGCTTCCAGCACGCCTTCATCCTGGGCTTCCTGCTCACGTCGATGCCGGCGTGGATGCACTCCCTGCCCAGCCGTCCGTGGGAGCTCGCGACCGCCACCCTGCTCATGCTGGGGGTGGGCGCCGCGGCGCTCCTCGGCGCGCCCTTCCTCGTGCAGCTCTTCTACGCGGCCACGCTCGCGCTGGTGGTGGTCATGGCGCTCCGCCGCGTGACCCGGAGCACGTCGCCGCCCCCCGAGGAGTTCCTGCTCGTTGCGTTCGGGCTGCTGCTCGGGTTTGCCGGCGCGGTCATGGCCGCCGGATCCGCGCTGGGCGCCTGGGCCGAGCCCTCGCCCCGCTTCGGCCTTCGCCTGATCTGGATGGGGATGATCCTCTCCATCGTCCTGGGCGTGGGCGGGCTCCTCGTCCCCACCTTCACGTCGATGCGCGATCCCCTCGTGATCCCCGGCATCGCGAAGCCGCACGTGCGAAAGCCGCGCCGCATTCTCTATGCCCTGATCGCGCTGGCCATGCTCGGCTCGCTGCTGCTCGAGGCGTCCGGGCGCGCGGAAGCGGGAGCGCTCCTTCGCGCGGTGACCGGTTCCGTCATGCTGCTCCTCGTCTGGAAGCTCTTCCGGCTCCCGGGACGCGCCGACCGGGTCTCCTGGTTTCTCTGGGGATCCGGCTGGATGCTGTTCCTGGGGCTCTGGCTGATGGCCCTGGCGCCGGGAACGCTCCTGATCGGCGCGCACACGCTCTTCATCGGCGGGTTCGGAGCGCTCTCGGCCGGTATCGCGACGCGCGTGGTGATCCGCCATGGCAGCTATCCGATTGCGCAGGAAACGCAGGTGCTCCGCCCGGGGATGGCGGCGCTGCTGGCGACCGCGCTCGTGGGCCGGATCCTGGCCGAGATGATCCCCTCGGCGCGCATGACGATGCTCGCGGTGAGCGGAACGGGATGGATCCTCGCCTGGCTCGTCTGGATCGCCGGCGCGCTGCCGCGCGTGCTGCGCCGGGCCCCGGCCGAGAAGGTCGCGTTCCAAACGTCACCAAGGCCGAGTCAGCCCACGCCTTTCTAGCTGTCCCGCGGTCCGCCCCGTCCGCTAGAGTCGCCTCATGTCCCCCGAGGCGGAGGCCGCGCTCCACGTCGCGATCGCAGGGCTGGGCGGCGCCGCCATCGGGATCGAGCGCCAGTGGTCGGGGCACGCGACGGGTCCCCGCGCCCGCTTCGGCGGCATCCGCACCTTCACCCTCCTCGGGCTCCTGGCCGGCGCGGCGGGACTCTGCTGGGCGCTCCAGGCCCCCGAGCTCGGCGCCGTGCTCGCGGCCGGCGGCGCCGCAGTCGTGGCGGGCGGCTACTGGAAGCTCCATCGCGACGACGTCGAGGCCACCACCGAGGTCGCCGCCCTCGTCGTGATCGCGGCGGGCGTGCTGGCGGGCGCGGGCCGGCTGGAGCTGGCGAGCGGCATGATCGCGATCACGGCCCTCCTCCTCGTGGAGAAGTCGCGGCTCCATCACGCCGTGAGCCATCTGGATTCCCGCGAGGTCCGGGCGGCGGCGCAGTTCCTGGTCATGGCCGTCGTGATCCTCCCGCTGCTCCCCCAGGGGCCCTACGGCCCCCTCGGCGGCATCCGCCCACGCCAGCTCTGGATCCTCGTGCTCTTCTTCTCGGGGCTCTCCTATCTCGGGTTCATCGCCCGCCGCGTGATCGGCGAGAAGCACGGCTACCTGGTGGCGGGACTCCTGGGGGGATTGATCTCCTCCACCAGCACTACGCTCACCTTTTCGCGCGAGAGCCGCGAGCATCCCGAAGCCGGGTCGCCGCTGGCGTTCGGCATCCTCGCCGCCTGCGCGCTGCTCTACGTGCGCGTCGTCGTGGCCACGGCGGTGCTGAACGCCGATCTCATGACCCAGACGCTTCCCTACCTGGCCGCTCCCTTCGCGGTCACCGTGCTGGTGACCCTGATCGGGCTGCGGCGGGCGCGCCACGAGCATGCCTCGATGCCCGAGCCCAAGAACCCGCTCCAGCTGAAGAGCGCGCTCCAGATGGCGGCGATCTTCCAGGTCGTGCTCTTCGCGGTGCACGCCGTGCGGACCCTGTGGGGCGGCGCGGGACTCCTCGCCTCGGGCGGGGTGCTGGGCCTGACCGACGTGGACGCGCTCACGATCTCCATGGCGCGCACCGCGGAGGATCCCTCCATGCTCCTGGTCGCCGCGCAGGCGATCGCCGTGGGCGTTCTTTCGAACACGGTATTCAAGATGGGGATCGCCCTGATCGTCGGACGGGGCGCGGTGCGGACGATCGCGGCGGCGGGGCTCCTGCTCGGCGCGGCGGCGTCGGCGGCGTCGCTCTACCTGATGCTCCGCTGATCCATGGCCGGCTCCCGTCCGCCCGGCGCGCCACCGGCAAGGGCTCCCGGCCCCGACGCGATCTTCGTCTTCGCCGGAGGGCAGGCGCGCAAGGAATGCGCGGCCGGCCTCTGGGAATTTCTCACCCGTGAGCCGCGCCTGACCGAGATGGCCCTGGTCGTGAGCGTGGCGCGCTTCGAGTGGCGGCGCTACGCGCTCCTGGGGCTTCCGGGCGTCGACGCGCTGCAGGAGGCGGTGGATCTCGTCCCGCCGGAACAGCGCCACTTCTTCGTGATCCTGGAGCGGAACCAGGTCGAGGTGCGTCACGTGACGCCGCGCCGCTGGGGCACGCGGAACGAGGCGCGGGCGCTGGCTGCGCTGGTGGCCGAGCGCGGCTGGAGAAGCCTTCTCGTGATCTCCTCGAAGTTCCACCTCGCGCGCGTCCGGTGGGTGGTGCGCCGGGCGCTTTCGGAACGCACGGTCTCGGTCGCGTATGCCACGCCGTCCCGGGGCGCCGACCCGCACGGGCCCGGCCGCTGGTTTCGGAGCCGGAGAGGCATCCGGCTGGTCGCGAGCGAGCAGGTGAAGCGGCTCGTTTACCTGTTTCTCAAGCCGTGACCGCTCCCGGGCCGCGCACGCCCGTCACGATAGCCGAGGAGCCGAACAGCCGCTCCTCCACGCGCACCCGCTCGTAGCCCACTTCCTCCATCAGCCGCGCCAGGCGCGCCTGCCCCGGATAGGCTCGCAGCGATTCGACGATGTGCCAGTAGGTGCCCGGCTTTCCGTGCAGCACCGCACCCCAGACGGTGCCCATCCCGAGCAGGTAGCCGAACATCACGCGTCGCAGGATTCCATTCCGCGGCACCCCGAAATCGAGGGAGACGAAGACGCCGCCCGGACGGAGCGAGCGGAGGATCTCGGCGAGCACGCGGCGCAGGTCTTGCGGGTAGCGAAGGCCGTAGCCGACGAGCACGGCATCGAAGGCTCCCTCCGCGACCGGCACCGTGTTCAGATCCGCCGCCACGAAGTGGATGCCGC
The window above is part of the Candidatus Binatia bacterium genome. Proteins encoded here:
- a CDS encoding ABC transporter permease subunit encodes the protein MNTASAVAAAPVATASVPGRSRRIAVIAREEYRRALETRWLFAFTALFAALVLGVSFFGLVQSGEVGFQGFSRVTLSLLNLVLFTVPLTGLVLGVGSVSGSAETLPLLLAQPVGRGEVLAGKYLGLTAALGAAQAIGFGAGGLIVALQAGPDQIRGFAALTAVSLLLGSLSLAAALALASILADRVKALAAAVFLWLLLVIAYDLAVLGATALLRGVPLQSVLFPALLLNPVDLARVLVTLAVGSGALFGPTSAVLVKLLGGGGGALLGLGVLLLETAVPLAVAARVFGRRDW
- a CDS encoding class I SAM-dependent methyltransferase — translated: MPLVTREWPRLPEARRSYVDAIFRRIAPRYDFLTRVLSFGQDRRWKEAVIARLPAPRADGVILDLATGTGELPLLARERGRTERVIAVDRSRFMLERGRAKTRAAGWSGIHFVAADLNTVPVAEGAFDAVLVGYGLRYPQDLRRVLAEILRSLRPGGVFVSLDFGVPRNGILRRVMFGYLLGMGTVWGAVLHGKPGTYWHIVESLRAYPGQARLARLMEEVGYERVRVEERLFGSSAIVTGVRGPGAVTA
- a CDS encoding DUF4010 domain-containing protein yields the protein MSPEAEAALHVAIAGLGGAAIGIERQWSGHATGPRARFGGIRTFTLLGLLAGAAGLCWALQAPELGAVLAAGGAAVVAGGYWKLHRDDVEATTEVAALVVIAAGVLAGAGRLELASGMIAITALLLVEKSRLHHAVSHLDSREVRAAAQFLVMAVVILPLLPQGPYGPLGGIRPRQLWILVLFFSGLSYLGFIARRVIGEKHGYLVAGLLGGLISSTSTTLTFSRESREHPEAGSPLAFGILAACALLYVRVVVATAVLNADLMTQTLPYLAAPFAVTVLVTLIGLRRARHEHASMPEPKNPLQLKSALQMAAIFQVVLFAVHAVRTLWGGAGLLASGGVLGLTDVDALTISMARTAEDPSMLLVAAQAIAVGVLSNTVFKMGIALIVGRGAVRTIAAAGLLLGAAASAASLYLMLR
- a CDS encoding NnrS family protein, whose translation is MATPLRPAPAPLAAAPGATAARKPIDPYRVLFPLGVLYGIVGALLWPLHAAGLIPYPAVTHWTLMIQGFQHAFILGFLLTSMPAWMHSLPSRPWELATATLLMLGVGAAALLGAPFLVQLFYAATLALVVVMALRRVTRSTSPPPEEFLLVAFGLLLGFAGAVMAAGSALGAWAEPSPRFGLRLIWMGMILSIVLGVGGLLVPTFTSMRDPLVIPGIAKPHVRKPRRILYALIALAMLGSLLLEASGRAEAGALLRAVTGSVMLLLVWKLFRLPGRADRVSWFLWGSGWMLFLGLWLMALAPGTLLIGAHTLFIGGFGALSAGIATRVVIRHGSYPIAQETQVLRPGMAALLATALVGRILAEMIPSARMTMLAVSGTGWILAWLVWIAGALPRVLRRAPAEKVAFQTSPRPSQPTPF